In a genomic window of Tripterygium wilfordii isolate XIE 37 chromosome 8, ASM1340144v1, whole genome shotgun sequence:
- the LOC120003886 gene encoding exocyst complex component EXO70B1-like gives MDCEGEGMATTTKSIGDGGEDRVLATAQQIMKSLNTPKEVREDMLLIFSSFDNRLSNITDLINKAEKEDKSSSQSRFDAAEKVIFSWEESCTESSRHLVPCWEDSPDEAAEYLTAVDDILQLVENLAITSDNDMMDRAESAIQVAMSRLEEEFRHILIRNTVPLDSERLYGSIRRVSLSFAANDGDIDEDFESFEEVDSESGRFHGRGASLGDDVCVDLIQADSVVELKEIADRMIRSGYEKEFVQVYSNVRRDALDECLAILGVEKLSIEEVQKVEWKSLDEKMKKWIQAIKIVITVLLTGEKRLCEQISSGSESAKEVCFNETAKGCVMQLLNFAEAVAIGKRSSEKLFRILDMYDALADVLPDLQAMVTDEFLSNEAKGVLAGLGEAAIGTFLVLENAVKNESSRKPMLGGEIHPITRYVMNYIKLLVDYSDTLNSLLEIDDGEQDLYKNDDGNKLQQESMSPFACRLLSLISLLESNLEEKSRLYEDGAMQYIFLMNNILYVVQKVKDSELGKLLGDHWVRKRRGQIRQYATSYLRASWSKVLSCLKDEGIGGSTGNASKVALKERFKNFNANFEEIYRIQTAWRVPDPQLREELRISISENVIPAYRSFMGRFGSQLESVRHSGKYIKYTPEDLESYLLHLFEGSPGVLNHLRRKST, from the coding sequence ATGGATTGTGAAGGGGAAGGTATGGCCACAACTACTAAGAGTATTGGAGATGGTGGGGAGGACCGGGTTTTGGCTACTGCTCAGCAAATCATGAAGAGTCTCAACACGCCTAAGGAGGTCCGTGAGGATATGCTCTTGATCTTCTCTAGTTTTGATAATCGCTTGTCGAACATCACCGATTTGATCAATAAGGCTGAAAAGGAGGACAAATCGTCCTCCCAGTCCCGTTTCGATGCTGCAGAGAAGGTCATCTTCAGCTGGGAGGAGTCTTGCACGGAGTCTTCCCGTCACTTGGTTCCTTGCTGGGAAGATTCGCCGGACGAGGCCGCTGAGTATCTGACAGCTGTCGACGATATCCTCCAGCTTGTCGAAAATTTGGCCATCACTTCCGATAACGACATGATGGACCGTGCTGAATCCGCCATCCAGGTGGCTATGTCTCGATTAGAGGAAGAATTTCGTCATATCTTGATTAGGAACACTGTTCCGCTTGATTCTGAACGGCTATACGGCTCAATCAGGCGGGTTTCACTCTCTTTTGCTGCCAATGATGGGGACATTGATGAGGATTTCGAGAGTTTCGAGGAGGTTGATAGTGAGAGTGGGCGTTTTCATGGGAGGGGAGCGAGTTTGGGCGATGATGTGTGCGTGGATTTGATACAAGCTGATTCTGTCGTGGAGTTAAAGGAGATTGCGGACAGGATGATTAGGTCTGGGTACGAAAAGGAGTTTGTTCAGGTTTATAGTAACGTAAGACGTGATGCTTTGGATGAATGTTTGGCGATTCTTGGTGTTGAGAAGCTGAGCATTGAGGAGGTGCAGAAGGTTGAGTGGAAGTCTTTAgatgagaagatgaagaaatggATACAGGCAATCAAGATAGTCATCACGGTTTTGCTGACTGGTGAAAAAAGGCTTTGTGAGCAGATTTCTAGCGGGTCGGAGTCTGCAAAAGAGGTTTGTTTTAATGAGACCGCAAAAGGGTGTGTTATGCAGTTACTGAATTTTGCCGAGGCAGTAGCAATTGGAAAAAGGTCCTCTGAGAAACTTTTCAGGATTTTGGATATGTATGATGCATTGGCAGATGTGCTACCTGACTTGCAGGCAATGGTTACCGATGAGTTTCTGTCTAATGAGGCTAAGGGAGTGCTAGCAGGTCTGGGGGAGGCAGCTATAGGGACCTTCCTTGTGTTGGAGAATGCTGTGAAGAATGAATCCTCGAGGAAGCCGATGCTAGGGGGCGAGATTCACCCGATAACCCGTTACGTAATGAATTATATTAAGTTGCTTGTGGATTATAGTGATACTTTGAATTCACTTTTGGAGATTGATGATGGTGAGCAGGATTTATATAAAAATGATGATGGGAATAAATTGCAGCAAGAGAGCATGTCCCCCTTTGCTTGTAGGTTGTTATCATTGATATCATTGTTGGAGTCCAATCTCGAGGAGAAGTCGAGATTGTATGAGGATGGGGCAATGCAATACATTTTCTTGATGAATAACATTCTTTATGTGGTACAGAAAGTGAAGGACTCTGAGCTTGGAAAGCTTTTGGGAGATCATTGGGTTCGCAAGCGTCGTGGACAGATACGACAATATGCGACAAGTTATCTTAGAGCTTCTTGGAGCAAAGTGTTGTCTTGTTTGAAGGATGAAGGTATAGGTGGGAGCACTGGCAATGCCTCCAAGGTGGCTTTAAAGGAAAGGTTTAAGAATTTCAATGCAAACTTTGAGGAAATTTATAGGATTCAGACAGCTTGGAGGGTCCCCGATCCTCAACTTCGGGAGGAGCTTCGAATATCTATTTCAGAGAATGTGATCCCTGCCTACCGTTCGTTTATGGGGAGGTTTGGAAGTCAGCTTGAGAGTGTAAGGCATTCTGGGAAATACATTAAGTATACACCTGAGGATTTAGAGAGTTATTTGCTGCACTTGTTTGAAGGATCCCCTGGTGTTCTAAACCACTTGAGAAGAAAGAGTACATAG